Part of the Ruegeria sp. AD91A genome, AGTGTTTCAGCGCAACATCACTGCGTCCGGCGTAGTACCACAGATCAGTGTGATCATGGGCCCATGCGCAGGAGGGGCGGTCTACAGCCCGGCGATGACTGACTTCATTTTTATGGTCAAAGACACCTCTTACATGTTCGTGACAGGCCCGGATGTGGTCAAAACCGTGACCAACGAAGTCGTCACAGCCGAGGAACTGGGCGGTGCCTCTACCCACACCAGGAAATCCTCGGTCGCCGATGCCGCGTTCGAAAACGATGTCGAGGCGCTGGCCGAAGTGCGTCGATTGGTTGATTTCCTGCCGCTCAATAACCGCGAGAAGCCCCCGGTCCGCCCGTTCTTTGATGACCCTCACCGGATCGAGGCTTCGCTGGACACCTTGGTTCCGGATAATCCCAATACGCCCTACGACATGAAGGAGCTCATCACCAAAATAGCGGATGAAGGTGATTTCTACGAAATCCAGGAAGATTTCGCCAAGAATATCATTACCGGCTTTATCCGGCTGGAAGGTCAGACCGTCGGCGTCGTGGCCAACCAACCGATGGTACTGGCGGGATGTCTGGATATCGACAGTTCGCGCAAGGCGGCGCGGTTCGTACGTTTCTGCGACTGCTTTGAAATCCCGATCCTGACTCTTGTCGATGTTCCGGGCTTCCTGCCAGGTACGCAGCAGGAATACAGCGGTGTGATCAAGCACGGAGCAAAGCTGCTTTATGCATATGGTGAGGCGACTGTGCCAAAGGTCACCGTGATCACGCGCAAGGCCTATGGCGGTGCCTATGTGGTTATGGCATCCAAACACCTGCGTGGTGATTTCAACTATGCCTGGCCGACCGCCGAAATCGCGGTGATGGGTGCCAGGGGTGCAACCGAGATCATCCACCGGGCGGATCTGCATGATGCAGAAAAGACCGCACAGCATGTCGCAGATTACGAAGATAGGTTTGCGAACCCATTTGTCGCCGCCGAGCGCGGGTTTGTCGACGAGGTGATCATGCCGCACTCGACCCGCCG contains:
- a CDS encoding acyl-CoA carboxylase subunit beta — its product is MKDILSELENRRNDARLGGGQRRIDAQHARGKLTARERIELLLDEGSFEEFDMFVSHRCTEFGMENQKPAGDGVVTGWGTINGRMVYVFSQDFTVFGGSLSETHAQKICKIMDMAVQNGAPIVGINDSGGARIQEGVASLAGYAEVFQRNITASGVVPQISVIMGPCAGGAVYSPAMTDFIFMVKDTSYMFVTGPDVVKTVTNEVVTAEELGGASTHTRKSSVADAAFENDVEALAEVRRLVDFLPLNNREKPPVRPFFDDPHRIEASLDTLVPDNPNTPYDMKELITKIADEGDFYEIQEDFAKNIITGFIRLEGQTVGVVANQPMVLAGCLDIDSSRKAARFVRFCDCFEIPILTLVDVPGFLPGTQQEYSGVIKHGAKLLYAYGEATVPKVTVITRKAYGGAYVVMASKHLRGDFNYAWPTAEIAVMGARGATEIIHRADLHDAEKTAQHVADYEDRFANPFVAAERGFVDEVIMPHSTRRRVSRAFASLRGKQLKNPWKKHDNIPL